The genomic DNA GATTTTTAGCTGTGCAAAACCACCATTAACTTAAAGATGGTAATTTGTAAAGGGACAACAATGATTAAAGTAAAAGCAAGATCTTCAGAGTACAGTGAGGATTAAAGTGGTTTGCAAatcatgatttttaaaatagagtttaaatatttcaagatgCTCAATTGCTGATCTTGTCCTTGGTGGTGAATGTGACTTGTATATTCCCCATCTTCTTGGCCTACCTGACTACCCACTATGGTGACACGTTGCAGATTTTCTGTTGGTAAAACTATCTTATTGTTTTAATTAGCTTGGAATCAAGTATGGTGCTCCTTTGAAGCAATGTCGTCATCTTCTTTCTGTTGCCCATGCACTTAATTTGAACATAATTGGAGTAAGGTAACatagtgaaaaatattttttcctactgtttttttacttttctaaatTCTTTGGCTATGATGAAAATGACTTGccctttcttaattttgttatgtGATGAGTATGTTAATGTACTCTCTGAGCCAGTTTGACCTGAAtgatttggtgtcagatcacTTTGTTCATCTTGGATTGAAAAGTTGTTTTCTGTTTAGTTTTCATGTTGGCAGTGGATGCTATGATGCAAGTGCATATGCAACAGCCATTTCAGCTGCTCGAAGTGTGTTTAACGTTGCTGTGAGTAACGCTGGATTTATGTTAATAATTCTGATATCAAGAGGAATCAACATCATTATTTCATTATATTAGTTGTGGTTCAAGTTAATCAAATGATTACATTTTAACTTCCCTTGCAAAAGTAACTCCTTGGACTTGCACATGCAGAGGATAATTTGTGTGCATAAGCCACCAAGTGAAGGGAGGAAGTTCATATTTGGTTTGTTTGGGCATCATAGATGAGGGCTTTTTTTTAGTGGAAACCTTGAAGTAATACATGACTTTGCTAATACTACATCCAGATGAATGCTGGGACTGGCCAACCGTGTACCAGGTTCCTCAAGAGGCATGTTGTTTTACACTTCCTCTatctttgttattgttgtgtGAGATGCAGAGCCCATAAAAGAGTTACAGAAACCcatcaattgaaaataaagattGTTGTTGACAGTTGGTACCTTTTGGGATGTCTACTGTCGTTTCCACATTTCCACAGAGATCGATGATCTTGTCCCTTCATGGACAGAAAAAAGGTTTGCAAACATACagcttcaaaataattttttggttcTGTACCTCACACAACAACAGCAAAGATCAAGGCTGTGTGAAATAATatagtggtttagcaagaggacgggaacaTAATTTCAGAACGGTGCGTGCAGCAAAAATGCTGAGAAAAAACTGGGTCGAGAATCCCGccgttgtgttgaaaagtgacTTAGCAGTCGTTTCAACGAACCGTCCAcgttatatttgttcttgaatatcctaaccTTGGCTCTTTAGGATCATTATcagctttgaattttcggtttcatggaccatttgaaggacaatgaaATTATCCTCTGTGAGAGAGTAACAAGCACAAACTGAGAATAATTTACTACAAGTgagttgttaatatgaatccacatgggtgattaaattttgaaattatttcattccagTTCAGTCTCGAGTCTGcagattcatctatcaaattttgaagcccactaaatatttttttccctatGATTTGTATCGTTGTCATTTTGTTTCGTGCTTCTAGATTTTagcactactcgtttttctttataatttggtaaagtataatttggaattgaaattgttgccgtttttcccttgtttactgaatattcttctcaatcatGACAGTACACCTCTTTTaagcaccaccttcttagagttgcaaTGCATTTTGAATGGGGTTATCAGGAATTTTGGCGAAAACATGTAGAGATCAAGCGACCCAATgatggagttgtttacaatgagttCCCATTTAACCATGAACGAATGAAATGCACTCGAACTAGTCACCAGTGAAACGGTTAGACTGAGGAATcagacttcgttcctgttttattttgttttcgtttaatttaatttaatttttttttaacgattaAAGTCATTCAAGAaagaatcaaattaatagattaAGAGAGCCATGCCAAAATCACgttgattgttattttctttcgtagatgactttcttgtctaggttttcaaaaactaaagacataaaaaagtgcaaacccaagctattctcaaattttttcttatctctgacttcaattcgtAGAACACTTTTTAATCACGGTTAAAATGACAATGACAACagataacactgaataataaagcaCGTGACCTTagtgttgtttcattttgataaacttcaacatgaagcaagtttaatttattgatgaattagttcatgataaaattaacagcacCTGTTCTTAAGAGTTTTCATACAtggtttaagaaatgtatgaaagAAAAGCCCTTACGTAGCTTAAAGACACGCTCAATTACAAAAGGTAactgagccctaaaatcttAGATCGCTTGCTGATGGTCGTGTTTCCTCTCGGGAATCCAGAGTAAATGTAgcggtaaattttcacaaattcacGGAATAAAACAGAGAAAGGAACCtggttatcctggaaatgaattctgaaatcattccaaacTGCATTATCTCGTCTTTAAGTGCACAATTAACACAAATCCTAGGCGTTTTGATCATGATGGGAAAACCAGTGAAATGATGTCCTGAACTTGATGGGGAAGAATGGCAACgctaacaccggaagtcgaattagagtcgtgtccagattATCCATGCGCTTTCCTGTTCTGAAACAATGTTCCCGTCCTTTTGGGAAACCACTCTAATATGCCCCTTAAGGGACCACATACAGGGTCAGCCAATCCTAATGTTCATTCAGACCCTAGAATTAGCAAAGTTGAGTAAAGGTCTTAAAGGAGGGTGAAAATGCACATTGGCCTTAAACGATAAACCTGAAAAATAAGACCAAATTGGGTGCCTCTGACTGCCTTGTCCAAGCCTCTGTGGACCAGTTTCTAAATTATATACTCTTctaagctaattttttttttgtctttgctcattaattttgaatttcaactCAGGTTGAGATGGGATTTGAATTTTCAATGCTTGACATTGGTGGTGGTTTCCCTGGAGCGCCAGATGCGGCCATTACTTTTGAAGAGGTTAGGTTTTGGGAGTATGTGTGAACTTCATAGTGAGCTTCAACAAGCCATAGTTCCCTGAAAAGACGAAAGTGCTAGTTGTACATTTGCAATAATAGGACTTTGCTGGTATAAAAGCACAAGATATCATCAGTGCGTCAACCATTGTCACATTACAAAATATGAATATGGAGTACAGGTAAACAAGTATAAGATAGATGATGGTGATCATGTTGACTTGTGAAGCATGGATGCCTTTGATCAAGGTGTATAACCATCTAGCGTACTGAAATTAATCAGTTATAGAGTAGTGAGCATCAACAAAAAGTGTCTACATTCTGATACAAACAATGAAGTAGTAGTTTTGTTCCCTTGATTCCCTCTTGTAGGTTTGTTCTATTCTGAATCCACTATTGGAGGAACATTTCCCAGTAAGCTCAGGTATCCGCATCATAGCAGAACCAGGCCGTTACTATTCTGCATCAGCCTGTACTCTTGTTGTCAATGTTGTTGCTTGTCGTTCTGTGAAGGCCAGTCAGTTTAATGGAAATGATCTGACCATTGGTACTCCTGAGTACAAGGACTCTGATGAGCTGGTaagttttacaaaaataaagtcTCCTCAAAATTACAACTGATATGAAAATCATAGGAAAATTAAATCTCATAGGAAGAGCAAATCCATTACAATTATGTGAATTTTCAAATCAATGCACACAAAATGATTATAactgaaaatgattttcatgaCTGTTGTTGAACGGCATGACCCTACCACTTgaatagtttttgtttgtttgtttgttttttttgctgatgtgaaATTACCCCTCCCACCTCAAATGGTGTTGAGCtcagcaaatattttttcttttttagatctTTACCAAATGAAGGCTGCTTAACTTAGATTTTTGTGTAGTTAGGTATTAAgtggttttaattttctgttacAGTTTTGGATAAGGGCATAAATGTAAAGTAGATTAAATgaagtcaatcttttttattcatGTTTGGTAACCAATTGTGAATATTCAATCTCCACTCCAGGGTTTCATGTATTACATCAATGATGGTGTGTATGGTTCCTTTAACTGCCTGGTCTTTGATCATGCAACTGTGCACCCTGAAGTCTTTGGTGCTGAAGAAACTGCTCCAAAATTTCCTTCAAGCATTTGGGGCCCCACTTGTGATTCTTTGGACTGTATCACCAAGAGTGCATTCTTGCCAAGGGTATATTTTGAgctttaaatacaattttaagtATTATTGTAAGTAGCTCTAGAGTTTTACTCTTTGCAATATATGTCACTGATTCTATCTTTGAGGTTACACAAGCTTGGAGACTTTGTTCAGAAGTTTGAAATAATGAGTTAAAGgaattaatttacatttaccACCTTTTTTCATGTGCCAAATGTGGGTCATTAGTCCTgagaagaaatttcaattttcatcttCTGTTTGAATTAGATTCAAGTTGGGCAGTGGCTTTATTTTAGAAACATGGGAGCCTATACTTGCTCAGCAGCTTCTACCTTCAATGGATTCAACAAACCTATGAAGTACTACACTATTTCTATCAGCTGCTGGTAAGGAAAAGAGGCTAAATATTTTGGAAGTTGTGTCATGTATGATtggatgatttggttttataaaaagagttggtaatgtaaattaACCATTGTAAAGGGTTTCTCAAACTTGCATTTCAAGGATTAGCATGTTGTCAGAGCAAATTACCAGTACAAGGGCTCAGACAAATGGCTAATGCTTCAAACATCAATTAAGAAACTCCTTACCATGGCCAagttgcattatcaactcagttgataagaccAAATTATATTATAGTAAATCCCCCTTCTCAGTGACACGGTACCACTGTTACTTCAGGAGCTAACCTCCTTTATTCATGCATGATTGTTTACTTTGGAGTCAGGGAGAACGGAATGATTTGGTGTGTGTACTTGATCAAGACATTTGACTTGACATACTTGTAGTGCCTCTTTTTATATTTTGGACCAAATGGTTCCTGGCAAATTTGTAGGGGGGTTTGAAGAACTGCTATTAGTTTGTGTGATTGTCTAAAGGAATTGCAATGTAGGTCTTGTGGATGGTTTTTTAAAGATGTACAAATTACTTTAGGGTGTCCTTTGTTATTGAATACGTTTAGGAATGTAATCTGTTCTTCTGATTtagcaaaattgaaaaacatgGCTTTGATTTTGCTCTGTGTAAACTTACCAGACTCTTTAAAATCGATTTAACTCCTTggaattttatcttttcctcATGGGTTTGTTAGATATTTTTAGTTATTGTTGACATTTTCCCTTTTGTACTTGGAACGTTACCATTAGGGTTTTATCATCCTTTTCTCAGGCCTATGCTGAAAAAAGTCTTGGAGAAGATTGGTTTGAATGTGCACTGGCCTTGTCACATCTCTGTCGATCACAAGACGGCCATTGGTAATGGTCCTGAATCCTTGGAAATAATTACCTCAGCTCCATAACTTAAGAGGGAAGAGAGAGAAGA from Pocillopora verrucosa isolate sample1 chromosome 2, ASM3666991v2, whole genome shotgun sequence includes the following:
- the LOC131790540 gene encoding ornithine decarboxylase-like, with amino-acid sequence MKCSLGEDVILDILEDQLSCVDIIERKLCALGREDPDDAFYIVDLADVLLKHKKWVSLLPRVEPFYAMKCNCDPVILKMLAGLGIGFDCASKIEMQTMLGMGVPPSKIVYANPCKQASHLRFSEKHGISLMTFDNELELHKIKELHPAAKLLLRIRTDDSKSLCQLGIKYGAPLKQCRHLLSVAHALNLNIIGVSFHVGSGCYDASAYATAISAARSVFNVAVEMGFEFSMLDIGGGFPGAPDAAITFEEVCSILNPLLEEHFPVSSGIRIIAEPGRYYSASACTLVVNVVACRSVKASQFNGNDLTIGTPEYKDSDELGFMYYINDGVYGSFNCLVFDHATVHPEVFGAEETAPKFPSSIWGPTCDSLDCITKSAFLPRIQVGQWLYFRNMGAYTCSAASTFNGFNKPMKYYTISISCWPMLKKVLEKIGLNVHWPCHISVDHKTAIGNGPESLEIITSAP